The Rhinoderma darwinii isolate aRhiDar2 chromosome 8, aRhiDar2.hap1, whole genome shotgun sequence genome has a window encoding:
- the PRRC2B gene encoding protein PRRC2B: MAKLTAIDSVNTLERKPQHRCERSPVLPLMESARKAWENSPSLPEQNSPAGPGSGIQPPSGVGTSTGVNYSSFGGVSMPPMPVASVAPSGSLPGNHIPPLYLESHMFAGQARLVQQTIPQQQGYQQAAAAQQIPMSLHTSLQAQAQLSMRGGLPVSQSQEMYSSMPPFRSQVYMHPSLSQPSAMVLASSTGLKPQYSPFPGMPTLEMVKTQPASPYQTLSGSQQLVYESQLSQAAGMGASQMMDSPLTQLTMPMAGSPLGMPRYSSGQQPMLLPQPIQIPQGQNMPVGAPRRMQPSVLTSRESSQMEMKGFHFTEGKQSMQTAASVQAQHSYRR, encoded by the exons atggcGAAGTtgaccgctattgattccgtcaatacgctagaacggaagccacaacACAGATGTGAGCGCAGCCCAGTCCTCCCATTG ATGGAGTCTGCCCGCAAGGCCTGGGAGAACTCGCCCAGTTTGCCAGAACAGAATTCTCCGGCAGGCCCTGGGTCAGGGATACAGCCGCCCTCCGGCGTGGGAACTTCAACCGGTGTCAATTACAGCTCCTTCGGAGGCGTGTCGATGCCACCCATGCCCGTCGCCTCTGTGGCACCTTCAGGGTCTCTTCCAG GTAACCACATTCCCCCCCTCTACCTGGAGAGTCACATGTTTGCAGGGCAGGCACGCCTGGTCCAGCAGACGATCCCTCAGCAGCAAGGATACCAGCAG GCTGCAGCCGCCCAGCAGATTCCTATGTCTCTCCACACATCGCTGCAAGCTCAGGCTCAGCTGAGTATGAGAGGAGGGCTCCCCGTATCCCAGTCACAAGAAATGTACAGCTCCATGCCACCCTTCAG GTCCCAGGTGTATATGCATCCCAGCCTGTCACAGCCCAGCGCCATGGTCCTGGCCAGCAGCACGGGACTCAAGCCTCAGTACTCCCCGTTTCCCGGTATGCCGACTCTGGAGATGGTCAAGACGCAGCCGGCGTCCCCTTACCAGACCTTGAGTGGTAGTCAGCAGCTTGTGTATGAAAGTCAGCTGAGCCAGGCGGCAGGCATGGGGGCCTCTCAGATGATGGACTCCCCGCTCACACAG TTAACCATGCCAATGGCTGGCTCTCCACTCGGGATGCCTCGGTATAGCTCCGGACAGCAGCCGATGCTTCTACCGCAGCCAATACAGATTCCGCAGGGACAGAACATGCCGGTGGGTGCTCCGCGGAGGATGCAGCCTTCAGTCCTGACCAGTAGAGAA TCCTCCCAGATGGAGATGAAGGGGTTTCATTTCACAGAAGGCAAGCAGAGTATGCAGACTGCCGCTTCTGTGCAAGCACAGCACTCATATCG CAGGTAA